The window CGATCGCCTTCGCGATCCTCCGAAAAAGATCGCTTGACGATATTTCATGTAAGAAATAGATTCTATTACATGAAAGCAGGCCAAACCGCCCTGAAGACGTCTACCGAGCACCAGCGCAGGTATCGGGAGCGACTGCGCGAACAAGGCCTGGTCAAGAAGGACGTCTGGATCCGGCCGGAGTATGCGGCGGAGCTGGCCGCCATCGAGAAATCGATGCGCGGGCAAGCTCGCGACCCGGCAGCGCCCGCGCAAGCCGAGGCCGGCTGGACCATCGCCACCATCCGCCATGCGCTGGGCGAGACCAGCGCGGTCCGCGACGGGCTGCTGACCATCGAAATCATCGAGGGCGCGGAACCCAGCCTGCATCTGGTCCTGCACGAATACGGCGACCTGTCGCTGTTCGTCGCCGCGGTCGGCGGGCAGATCATCGTCGAGGCCTACCTGTGGCCGGTGGCGATGGTCGCCGACCCCGCCCTGTTCAACCTGCATGTGCTGCGCACGCAGAAGCTGCTGCCGCTCTCCACCATCGCCGTGCAGGCGGTCGCCGGGGTGCCTGGCTACATCATGTTCGGTGCGCTGGACGCGCATTCTCGGCTGGCCAATCTGATGTTCGAGATCGAGACGCTGGCGGAAAACGTGCTGGGCGCGACCGAAGCCTTTGCCGGCTACCTGCTGCCCATGGAGTCGGCGACGTGATGTCGGGCCTGCTCGCACAATGGCTGGCAAGGCTGGGCGAGGATGTCGCGGGCGTCTCCGATGCGCTGTTCGGCGACAAGGCCGAGCGCCAGCTGGACCAGGACATCCGCGACCTCGACGACGCCCTGCACCGGGTCCGCGCCGACATCGCCACCGCGAAGGCGGCCCGCATCGCCGCCGACCAGCACACACAGGATCTGCGCACGCGCATCACCGCGCTCACCGCGCAAGCCGAGCAGGCGTTGCGCACCCGCAAGCGTTCGCAAGCCCGGGAAGCCGCCGAGCGGATCGTGGTGCTGCAGGCCCATCGGGACGAGGAACATGCGCGCGCGAACTCGCTGCAGGCCAGGGAAGCAGAACTGGCGCATGTGCTGGAGCAGGGCGAACACCAGCTGCGGCGGCTGAAACACCAGGTCGATACGCTGCGCGCGAGCGCCAGCCTGCAACAGGCGCAAGCCAGCGTGGCGCGACGCCAATCGACGGACACCCCGGAACCGGCACTGGCATCCGCACAGCGCGCGCGCCAGCGCAAGGCCACGAGCGGGCCGGATTCCCGCGCAACGGCCGTTTCCCCGAAAGAGGCGACCGCTAATGCGGCCGACCAGATCCTGGAACGCATCGCCAAACGCATCAAGCCGAAAGCCCCGTCGCCCTCGACCGCCAAGCGCTGACCCGGACCCCCGCATGACCGAATTCCTGCAAACCGCACTGACCTTCCCCACGTTGCTCTACAGCATCCTGCTGGCGTTCTGCACCATCTACTGGCTACTGGCGGCCACCGGCCTGGTCGACATGGAGGCCATCGACGGCCTGCTGAGTGGGGACGGTGGCGGCGACAGTCACCACCATGCAACCGACAGCGCCGGCCTGCTGGCGCGGCTCGGGCTGGGCGGTGTGCCGATCATGATCGTGCTCACCGTACTGGCGTTCTTCGGCTGGATGATCACGTACTTCATGCAGTTGCTGGCGCTGCAACACCTGCCGGCACCGCTGCGGTTGCTCGGCGGCATCGCCACCCTGGTCGGCGCGCTGATCCCGGGTGTGTTCGTCACCTCCCTGCTGTTGCGGCCGGTGCGCAAGCTGATGGTCAAACTGCGTCCGCCGGTGGCACCCAGCATCCTGGGCCGCGTCGGCACGGTGATCTCGCCCGAGGTCGATGGCAAGCAAGGCCGGGCGGAATTCGCCGATGGCGGTGCAGGCCTGATCCTGCAGGTGCGCATCACACCACCCGGCCGCTTCGTCCGCGGCGACCGCGTGGTCCTGCTCGAACACGACGCCACCGCCAACACCTATCTCGTCATTTCCGAATCGCAGTTCAACGCGCACTAAGCACCATCAAGCACGCCACTGGAGCTTTCCATGAATTTCGCCCAAATCGCACCGTTCCTCGTCGGCCTCGTCGTCGTGCTGGTGTTCGTCTTCGGCCTGATGGGCCTGTTCAAGGCCTTCTACAAGAAAGTCGACCAGGGCACCGCCCTGATCGTCAACGACATGAGTTCGCAGCCGAAGGTGCACTTCACCGGCGCGCTGATCGTCCCGGTGCTGTACCGCGCGGAGCTGATGAAGATCAGCCTGATCACCCTGCAGGTGGACCGTCGCGGCAAGGAAGGCCTGATCTGCAAGGACAATATGCGCGCCGACATCACCGTGGCGTTCTACCTGCGCGTCAACGAGACCCAGGCCGACGTGCTGCGGGTGGCCAAGGCGATCGGCGCCGACCGCGCCTCCGACAAGAATGCGGTGGATGAACTGTTCAACGCGAAGTTCTCCGAGGCGCTGAAGACGGTCGGCAAGAAGTTCGAATTCACCGACCTGTTCGAGAAGCGCCAGGAGTTCCGCGACGAGATCGTCAAGGTCATCGGCAACGACCTCAACGGCTACGTGCTGGAGGACGTCGCGATCGACTACCTGGAGCAGACGCCCAAGCACATGCTCGACCAGAACAACATCATGGATGCGCAGGGCATCCGCAAGATCACCGAGCTGACCGCGCTGCAGAACGTCAAGACCAACGAGCTGGAGCAGGACGAGAAGCTGCAGATCACCCAGAAGAACGTCAGCGCGCGCGAGGCATTGCTCTCGCTCGAACGCCAGCAGGCGGAGGCCGAGGCCCGCCAGAAGCGCGAGATCGAAACCGTGCAGGCCCGCGAACAGGCCGAGACCGCCCGCGTGCGCGAGGAACAGCGGCTGATCTCCGAGAACGCGCGCCTGCAGTCCGATGAACTCATCCAGATCCGCGAGCAGGAACAGCTGCGCCAGGTCGAAGTGGCCGAGCAGAATCGCTCGCGCGCGGTCAGCATCGAGCTGGAGCGCGTGGAGCGCGCCAAGCAATTGGAGAAGGTCACCACCGATCGCGAAGTGCAGCTGCAGGGCGTGGAGCGCGACAAGGCGGTCGAGAATGGCCGCATGGAAGTCGCGAACATCGTCCGCGAGCGCACCGTGATCGACCAGACCGTCGCGATCGCGCAGGAGAAGATCAAGGAAACCCGCGAGGTCGCCGAGGCCGATCGCGCCAAGCAGGTCACGATCCTGCAGGCGGAAGCCGATGCACAGGAAGTCCTGGTCAAGGAAGTGAAGGCCGCCGAGGCCGCGGAAACCGCGGCGAAGCATCGCGCGGTCGAGTTGACCACGATGGCCGACGCGGAATTGCTGGCCGCCAACAAGCAGGCCGAGGCGAAGAAGATGCTGGCCGACGGCACGCGCGCCGAACGCGCGGCACCCGGCCTGGCCGATGCGCAGGTGCGCGAGGCGAATGCCGTCGCTGTGGAGAAGGTCGGCGTGGCCGAGGCGCGGGTGATCGAGGCCAAGGCGCAGGCGAAC of the Thermomonas carbonis genome contains:
- a CDS encoding DUF2170 family protein — translated: MKAGQTALKTSTEHQRRYRERLREQGLVKKDVWIRPEYAAELAAIEKSMRGQARDPAAPAQAEAGWTIATIRHALGETSAVRDGLLTIEIIEGAEPSLHLVLHEYGDLSLFVAAVGGQIIVEAYLWPVAMVADPALFNLHVLRTQKLLPLSTIAVQAVAGVPGYIMFGALDAHSRLANLMFEIETLAENVLGATEAFAGYLLPMESAT
- a CDS encoding PspA/IM30 family protein, with protein sequence MSGLLAQWLARLGEDVAGVSDALFGDKAERQLDQDIRDLDDALHRVRADIATAKAARIAADQHTQDLRTRITALTAQAEQALRTRKRSQAREAAERIVVLQAHRDEEHARANSLQAREAELAHVLEQGEHQLRRLKHQVDTLRASASLQQAQASVARRQSTDTPEPALASAQRARQRKATSGPDSRATAVSPKEATANAADQILERIAKRIKPKAPSPSTAKR
- a CDS encoding OB-fold-containig protein, whose protein sequence is MTEFLQTALTFPTLLYSILLAFCTIYWLLAATGLVDMEAIDGLLSGDGGGDSHHHATDSAGLLARLGLGGVPIMIVLTVLAFFGWMITYFMQLLALQHLPAPLRLLGGIATLVGALIPGVFVTSLLLRPVRKLMVKLRPPVAPSILGRVGTVISPEVDGKQGRAEFADGGAGLILQVRITPPGRFVRGDRVVLLEHDATANTYLVISESQFNAH
- a CDS encoding flotillin family protein is translated as MNFAQIAPFLVGLVVVLVFVFGLMGLFKAFYKKVDQGTALIVNDMSSQPKVHFTGALIVPVLYRAELMKISLITLQVDRRGKEGLICKDNMRADITVAFYLRVNETQADVLRVAKAIGADRASDKNAVDELFNAKFSEALKTVGKKFEFTDLFEKRQEFRDEIVKVIGNDLNGYVLEDVAIDYLEQTPKHMLDQNNIMDAQGIRKITELTALQNVKTNELEQDEKLQITQKNVSAREALLSLERQQAEAEARQKREIETVQAREQAETARVREEQRLISENARLQSDELIQIREQEQLRQVEVAEQNRSRAVSIELERVERAKQLEKVTTDREVQLQGVERDKAVENGRMEVANIVRERTVIDQTVAIAQEKIKETREVAEADRAKQVTILQAEADAQEVLVKEVKAAEAAETAAKHRAVELTTMADAELLAANKQAEAKKMLADGTRAERAAPGLADAQVREANAVAVEKVGVAEARVIEAKAQANYKQGSADAKVLAERLAAEAEGKAQMGRAEADNKAQMGRAQADATQAMGDAEATSIGKRMAAEAEGLTSKFDAMDKMSVESRSHEEFRMALETGLKQALASIEAGRQVSKENAEVLGEALRGANIELIGGDGGVFDALTKGVSLGKAMEGLAQHSPILQQLLSKVAGVDLRPALSNDADNA